The Falco naumanni isolate bFalNau1 chromosome 1, bFalNau1.pat, whole genome shotgun sequence genome window below encodes:
- the XYLT2 gene encoding LOW QUALITY PROTEIN: xylosyltransferase 2 (The sequence of the model RefSeq protein was modified relative to this genomic sequence to represent the inferred CDS: deleted 1 base in 1 codon) encodes MVAGGRARKLARRYRLAVATALAILLLQGLVLWSSAGLDEEGPAEERQKKARLPESSDGSKDSDSSAGRRGSASRKHGRWRGRLDGPGALVSKVVRAVTVRHKPGRRLPSAPDSSSRRNLTELRGEAQLAVFQQGDTGSVEGAPQPTENSFTPKCEITGKDALSALARASSKQCQQEIANVVCLHRAGSLMPQSVPRHCQLSGKVSPVIQWDESRLQQVPPSKPVRIAYMLVVHGRAIRQLKRLIKAVYHQQHFFYIHVDKRSNYLHREAVELAQHYPNIRVTPWRMVTIWGGASLLKMYLRSMKDLLELAEWPWDFFINLSATDYPTRTNEELVMFLSKYRDKNFLKSHGRDNARFIKKQGLDRLFHECDSHMWRLGERHIPEGIVVDGGSDWFSLTRSFVEYVVYADDQLVSQLRQFYTYTLLPAESFFHTVLENSHACETLVDNNLRVTNWNRKLGCKCQYKHIVDWCGCSPNDFKPQDFLRLQQLSRPTFFARKFESTVNQEVLEILDTHLYGSYPPNTPALKAYWENVYDRVDGLSGLSDVTLTFYTAFSRLGLHKATSVLAAKDDKLCRFEPRGFPSSVHLYFYDDRFQGYLVMQEVQNSATGQAESLEVWMMPQGALKLASHGGQVNRLQNLEVGTEWDPKERLFRNFGGLMGPFDEPVAMQKWSRGPNLTATVVWIDPTYVIATSYDITVDAEAEFTQYKPPLNRPLRPGIWTIRLLQFWEPLGESQFLVVPQTFNRKQPLRKDDSNWLHGGPPRNEYMEQSFQGLGGILNLPRSEEAEEDAVQKAQLTGKALEDWADSTISAFWSVADVCVGSPSACTALETCSKTSWSSLSPDPKSELGPVKPDGRLR; translated from the exons GAGCGGCAGAAAAAAGCCaggttgcctgagagcagcgATGGCTCCAAGGACTCGGACAGCTCTGCCGGGCGCCGGGGCAGTGCCAGCCGGAAGCATGGGCGGTGGCGGGGACGGCTGGATGGCCCTGGGGCACTGGTATCCAAAGTGGTGAGAGCTGTCACTGTGAGACACAAACCGGGACGGAGGCTACCATCTGCACCAGACTCCTCCAGCCGGAGGAACCTGACAGAGCTGCGTGGGGAGGCCCAGCTGGCCGTTTTCCAGCAGGGTGACACAGGCAGTGTGGAGGGGGCTCCCCAGCCCACCGAGAACAGCTTCACCCCCAAGTGCGAAATCACGGGCAAGGATGCCCTCTCGGCGCTGGCCCGGGCCAGCAGCAAGCAATGCCAACAGGAGATTGCCAACGTGGTGTGTCTGCATCGGGCTGGCAGCCTCATGCCCCAGTCTGTGCCTCGCCACTGCCAGCTCTCAG GCAAGGTCAGCCCTGTCATCCAGTGGGATGAGAGCCGACTGCAGCAGGTGCCCCCCAGCAAGCCTGTGCGCATCGCCTACATGCTGGTTGTGCACGGCAGGGCCATTCGCCAGCTGAAGCGGCTCATCAAGGCTGTGTACCACCAGCAGCACTTCTTCTACATTCATGTGGATAAG CGCTCCAACTACCTCCATCGCGAGGCGGTGGAGCTGGCGCAACACTACCCCAACATCCGTGTGACACCCTGGCGCATGGTGACCATTTGGGGAGGTGCCAGCCTGCTGAAGATGTACCTGCGTAGCATGAAGGACCTGCtggaactggctgaatggcccTGGGACTTCTTCATCAATTTGAGTGCCACTGACTACCCCACGAG GACCAATGAGGAGCTCGTGATGTTCCTGTCCAAATACCGAGATAAGAACTTCCTGAAGTCTCATGGCCGAGACAATGCCAG GTTTATCAAGAAGCAGGGCCTGGACCGCTTGTTCCATGAGTGTGACTCCCACATGTGGCGGCTGGGCGAGCGCCACATCCCTGAGGGCATCGTGGTAGACGGAGGATCTGACTGGTTCTCGCTGACGCGCAGCTTCGTGGAGTACGTGGTCTATGCTGATGACCAGCTGGTGTCCCAGCTGCGCCAGTTCTACACCTACACGCTCCTGCCAGCTGAG TCCTTCTTCCACACGGTCCTGGAGAACAGTCACGCCTGCGAGACACTGGTCGATAACAACCTCCGAGTGACCAACTGGAACCGGAAGCTGGGCTGTAAGTGCCAATATAAACACATAGTCGACTGGTGCGGGTGCTCCCCAAATGACTTCAAACCTCAGGACTTCCTGCGGCTACAG CAACTCTCCAGACCCACCTTCTTCGCCCGCAAGTTTGAGTCAACAGTGAATCAGGAGGTGCTGGAGATCCTGGACACGCATCTATATGGCAGCTACCCCCCCAACACACCAGCCCTGAAGGCGTACTGGGAGAATGTCTACGACCGTGTTGATGGGCTCAGTGGCCTCAGTGATGTCACCCTCACCTTCTACACGGCATTCTCCAGGCTGGGACTCCACAAAGCCACGTCTGTGCTGGCAGCGAAGGACGACAAGCTCTGCAG ATTTGAGCCCCGGGGTTTCCCATCCAGTGTGCACTTATATTTCTATGACGACCGTTTCCAGGGTTACCTGGTGATGCAGGAAGTGCAGAATTCAGCAACTGGGCAGGCAGAATCCCTGGAGGTGTGGATGATGCCCCAAGGAGCTCTGAAGTTGGCGAGTCACGGAGGGCAGGTGAACCGCTTACAAAACCTTGAG GTGGGCACAGAGTGGGATCCCAAGGAAAGACTCTTCCGCAATTTTGGAGGCTTGATGGGACCTTTTGACGAGCCAGTTGCCATGCAGAAGTGGTCGCGGGGCCCCAACCTAACGGCTACAGTCGTGTGGATTGACCCCACCTACGTCATTGCCACCTCCTACGACATTACAGTGGATGCTGAGGCAGAGTTCACCCAGTACAAACCCCCTCTCAATCGTCCCCTACGCCCCGGCATCTGGACCATTCGCCTCCTCCAGTTCTGGGAGCCCTTGGGGGAGAGCCAGTTCCTGGTGGTGCCCCAGACCTTCAACCGCAAGCAGCCTCTCAGGAAAG ATGACAGCAACTGGCTGCATGGTGGC CCCCCCCGCAACGAGTACATGGAGCAGAGCTTCCAGGGCCTGGGGGGGATCCTCAACCTGCCACGCTCtgaggaggcggaggaggacGCGGTGCAGAAGGCGCAGCTGACGGGCAAGGCGCTGGAGGACTGGGCGGACAGCACCATCAGCGCCTTCTGGTCTGTGGCGGATGTCTGCGTCGGCAGCCCCTCCGCCTGCACCGCCCTGGAGACCTGCAGCAAAACCTCGTGGAGCTCCCTCTCCCCGGACCCCAAATCAGAACTGGGGCCCGTCAAACCTGACGGGCGGCTGAGGTAG
- the LOC121082422 gene encoding uncharacterized protein LOC121082422 isoform X1, with protein sequence MKPGPGCQPSGCAAQRCQLPQALSAGPALPTEEMPGLLASVNQPAEAGTATSAKCAEVALPPARSPASQAVPCELAELCFAAGWDGRDFTFAHIVLLHPSFQDCPPPYFSSSQRLVGPQCGTSRLESAAENPGVQGDELFCVGPPSSYQLPSWEQPRLPSYESVRKKDRQREIHQMIAERFGLWAEPSQEMPPPYEHALRHPPAFSGTVMSSETLDRRGVSDPFQAPLSYQTQRNTAV encoded by the exons ATGAAACCCGgcccaggctgccagccctctggctgtgctgctcagcGGTGCCAGCTGCCTCAGGCGCTTAGTGCAGGCCCTGCGCTGCCCACGGAGGAGATGCCTGGGCTGTTGGCATCGGTGAACCAGCCTGCAGAGGCTGGCACAGCCACGTCAGCCAAATGTGCGGAGGTCGCTCTTCCCCCCGCCCGGAGTCCCGCTTCCCAGGCTGTCCCGTGTGAGCTGGctgagctctgctttgctgctgggtgggatgggagGGATTTCACCTTTGCTCACATCGTGCTCCTGCACCCCTCGTTCCAGGACTGTCCCCCGCCctacttcagcagcagccagcggCTGGTGGGTCCCCAGTGTGGAACGTCACGGCTGGAGAGTGCTGCTGAGAACCCTGGCGTGCAG GGAGACGAGCTGTTCTGTGTCGGACCCCCCAGCAGTTACCAGCTGCCTTCCTGGGAGCAGCCTCGTTTGCCAAGCTACGAGAGCGTGCGGAAGAAAGATCGCCAGCGGGAAATCCATCAGATGATTGCCGAGAGGTTtgggctgtgggcagagccTTCCCAGGAG ATGCCGCCTCCCTATGAGCATGCTTTGAGGCATCCTCCAGCTTTCTCAGGAACAGTAATGAGCTCAGAGACCCTGGACAGACGTGGTGTGTCAGACCCATTCCAGGCCCCTCTCAGCTACCAAACTCAGCGAAACACAGCCGTGTGA
- the LOC121082422 gene encoding uncharacterized protein LOC121082422 isoform X2, translating to MAHPSEASAHTAAAAMDSNVLAIVIAATVSTSVFIVAILILLLLLYHRDPMCCQFLCSCRFFRTPSQYDCPPPYFSSSQRLVGPQCGTSRLESAAENPGVQGDELFCVGPPSSYQLPSWEQPRLPSYESVRKKDRQREIHQMIAERFGLWAEPSQEMPPPYEHALRHPPAFSGTVMSSETLDRRGVSDPFQAPLSYQTQRNTAV from the exons ATGGCGCACCCCAGCGAGGCCTCGGCGCACACGGCGGCCGCGGCCATGGACAGCAACGTCCTGGCCATCGTCATCGCCGCGA CCGTGTCCACCTCCGTCTTCATCGTGGCGAtcctcatcctgctgctgctcctgtacCACCGGGACCCCATGTGCTGCCAGTTCCTCTGCTCCTGCCGCTTCTTCCGGACTCCCAGCCAGTAT GACTGTCCCCCGCCctacttcagcagcagccagcggCTGGTGGGTCCCCAGTGTGGAACGTCACGGCTGGAGAGTGCTGCTGAGAACCCTGGCGTGCAG GGAGACGAGCTGTTCTGTGTCGGACCCCCCAGCAGTTACCAGCTGCCTTCCTGGGAGCAGCCTCGTTTGCCAAGCTACGAGAGCGTGCGGAAGAAAGATCGCCAGCGGGAAATCCATCAGATGATTGCCGAGAGGTTtgggctgtgggcagagccTTCCCAGGAG ATGCCGCCTCCCTATGAGCATGCTTTGAGGCATCCTCCAGCTTTCTCAGGAACAGTAATGAGCTCAGAGACCCTGGACAGACGTGGTGTGTCAGACCCATTCCAGGCCCCTCTCAGCTACCAAACTCAGCGAAACACAGCCGTGTGA